The Brevibacillus choshinensis genome includes the window CAGATGGCTTGGAAATCATGCTGGATTGGCCTATTGAAGTATTAGCGACCGGACATGGCCCAATCCTAAAAGGAAATGTCGTTCCCTTTATTCAAGAGATCATCTCATTGGTTCGTGGATAAACATAAAAAAGACTTGAGTCAGCATGAATGCATGCGACACAAGTCTTTTTTTATGTGAGAACGGAATGCTATTCTTTTTTCTCTTTTTCTACAAGGGCAGGGTCCATGATTTGTACTTGATATTTTTTGTGGAGGTCTTCGAGCCATTTATCGATATTGGCTCTTCTATTTTTATCTTTCACTTTGTCTACGATGTCTGGTCGAGCTTGTTCAAGCGTTTGTTTTTCGTACTTGTCCTTGTTCTTTTCGTAGTAAGCCTTGATTTGCTCCTCTGTAGGCGGGAACGCTTTTTCCAGTAATTTATCACGCATCAAAATCAGTCGCGTTTTTTCGCGGAACTCTTGCTCCGTTGTATGTTTTTCATCGAGATACTCTTGGAACTTCTCAGGGGTACCTAATTTTTCTTTGATTGGATTGATGAGCTTGTCCAGATCTTGATCAGTTACAGAAACACCTTGGGCTTGAGCTTCCAATCGGTAGAGCTCAGCAGCGACTAGTTGTGTCATCACGGATGGACCGGACTTTACTTTGAGCGCATCATACACTTGCGTTTGAGTAATGGTAGTATTGCCAATCTTGGCTGCGACGGTATCTGTTGTTGTCCCTTTTGCTTGAGACACGCCGATGACAGCGAGACCGAAAATTAGTACGGATACAGTGAGTACGGATACATCAAACTTCTTCATAGAGTTGACCCTCTCTTTCATGCTTATCTGCCAATCAGTATAGGGGGAACATACGGGAGAAATATGTAACCCGTTCTTACAAGAATTCCACAATCGCAAGAAATCTATGGGTGATTCTAGGGAAACGATTTCCGTGTAGACAAGGAAAAGCCGCACAGCCATAACGCGATGTGCGGCTTGTGATTCTAATGGAAATCTATGCGTTATCCAGCTTGTGTGGATGCTTTTTGCCATTCTTCCAGACGTTTCTCCAGTTCGGAACGATTCAAATGGAGAAAGCTGGGTGATGATTTTCCCATCAATTGCCGCAGATGGGTGAGAGCACGCTCGTAGTTACCCTTGGCTGCTTCAATTTCAGCGAGGCAGAACAGCTTCCATTCACGGGCAGATCGCTTGGTGGCAATCAGCTGATACGCTTCCCATGCACTCTCTACTTCTCCCAGCCGGGCGTGAGAACAGGCGATGAGCGCCAATGAATCAGTCATACCCTGATCTCGCTGATAGATGCGAAAAGCGACCTCCAAGGCTTCACTATAGCGACCGGAAGAATAGTAGACGATCGCCAGGTTGTAGAACAAATAGTGTATCATAGCTTGATTGAACAGCGAGGGTTGGTCTTTGCATACATGAATCCCTTGAACAATGAACTTTTCCGCAAGTTCATAATTGCCGGTCATAATTTCATGCGTTGATTTATCTAACATGGCTACTGCACGCGAGCGGTTCTTTCGATAAGAGGCGTCTAGCCATCGCAATCTCACTTCTGCGCGACGTTTGTATAGGTTGGCCATATATTGAAAGCGGAACGGCCAATGCAGTCGGATAAACATGACGAAAAGCACGACTGCTAGCCCCGCCAATGTTGACGTCAGATTCAGACTCAAATAATCCACGCAGATGACACCCTCTCTTCCCTGCTGCTTCTACTCATCCATCTTAGCACAGAACCTGTTCGCGTGACAGAGCATTGCCTTTATTTCGCAAGTGGGAGAATGCCTAGCTGACGTTTGCTGGATAGCTGCTGGGCTGCTATAAAGCCTTCGGAAACGGTGTAAAGCGTGTCGTTGATGGTAAGGATGCGATTGATATTGTTCTTGCTGTTGTACCAGCCATCACCAGATTTTTTCAAGTCTTGCTCAGTGAGGTGGGTAATCTTGCTGTTCAAAGTAAAGCCGGTTTTCAGATTCAATTGGTAGACATAGGCTCCTTGGAAAGTGAACGAACCGTATTCGTGAATGTCATTTTTCGCTTTTTGCTCGGTAGTCCATTCATAAACAGTCACTGGGAAAGCAAGCAGCTCTTTCTCCTTGGAAAAGAGAAGTGCTTTATGGTTTGACAATAGGTCTGAATTCGTTCCCCGATCACCGATAACGGTCTTGAACTTCTCCTTTGGATGCGTGACGTCCGACACATCAAAGAGGGCAACTTTCATTCCTTGATAGAATGCCATGTCTTTGTCTGATTCGGCTTCCTTACCGAAACCAATAATATGGTTTTCGTCATAAGGATGCAGATAGTCACTGTAACCAGGAATTTTCAGTGCACCGAGTATCGAAGGCGCGGATGGTTTGGCCAAATCGATCACAAACAGTGGATCGACTTGTTTAAATGTCACCATATAGGCGCGATTTCCCATAAAGCGAGCGGAATAGATTCGTTCGCCAGGGGCGATTCCTTCCAACTTGCCGTACGTGTGCAACTCTTGATCGAGAACGTACAAATTGTTTTTGGACGTATTCTCATCATTGCGCCACATTTCGCCACTGGTCGTTGCGATCCGCAAGTACCCATCGTGCTCGTCGAGAGAAAACTGGTTGAGGATGCGACCGGGTACTGTTCCCTTTCCAGAGAAAGTGAGCACGCCTTCAGCCATTCCAAAACGATAGATGGTCGTGTTGGTTTTTGTGGGAACCGGCAAAAGAGTAGGAGCAAACGATTGCCCCATGGGCTTTACGGTCTCGGGCTGTGCCTCATATTCGGTTACGGCCACGTAGAGATTTTCGGGAGAAGCATAGATGTTCTCACCAGCCCCCAGGTAAGTGCCCATAGACATTTTTTGTTTGGGACGATCCAGATTGACCCCGGCTACCATCAAAAAATTGGGCTGAATACTCTTGGGGAAGTAGCGGATGTCTGAATAGGGAACCGATTGGTATTGATCGCCCTCGAGGCTATCCCGATAGAGTGGACCTGGAAGCGCCTCTTTGTCCTCAAAAATTCGGTAGGTATTGACGTACTGGTTCGCTGTCACATACAAATTGGCACCAATTTTCCGTGATGAAAGGTACTGACCTTCGATGTCCAGCTGCCGAGTCAAACGGGGATTGGCTTTATCAGTGATGTCATAGATCATTGCTTTGGTCGTTTGCTGCTCGTGAACATACGGAATTCTGCGTTTGGAAACAATCGAAGAATTGGTTTTTACAGATTCATTAGCCTGCCCAATGACAATCAGCCGTTTTTCATCTACGTAGAGCTCCAATGGTTGAAAGAGACCGTTGTCGTAGGTGATTCGACTATTGATCTGCATCTTAGCTGCAGGGTAAGCCTGAATGATGCGAACCTCCTGACTAGTCGCTTGGTACAAGTACGTGCCATCTGATTTGACAATATCG containing:
- a CDS encoding tetratricopeptide repeat protein; protein product: MDYLSLNLTSTLAGLAVVLFVMFIRLHWPFRFQYMANLYKRRAEVRLRWLDASYRKNRSRAVAMLDKSTHEIMTGNYELAEKFIVQGIHVCKDQPSLFNQAMIHYLFYNLAIVYYSSGRYSEALEVAFRIYQRDQGMTDSLALIACSHARLGEVESAWEAYQLIATKRSAREWKLFCLAEIEAAKGNYERALTHLRQLMGKSSPSFLHLNRSELEKRLEEWQKASTQAG
- a CDS encoding SurA N-terminal domain-containing protein; this translates as MKKFDVSVLTVSVLIFGLAVIGVSQAKGTTTDTVAAKIGNTTITQTQVYDALKVKSGPSVMTQLVAAELYRLEAQAQGVSVTDQDLDKLINPIKEKLGTPEKFQEYLDEKHTTEQEFREKTRLILMRDKLLEKAFPPTEEQIKAYYEKNKDKYEKQTLEQARPDIVDKVKDKNRRANIDKWLEDLHKKYQVQIMDPALVEKEKKE
- a CDS encoding beta-propeller domain-containing protein, giving the protein MKKGWSMLLISTALTLALTPFFTATGAMGEEVVAVNNKDELPVVGSYDHFKKLLETEWRAQQNRNYPTAMESTVVMSPAAPQAKMADSAGGTPSDFSTTNTQVQGVDEADIVKSDGTYLYQATSQEVRIIQAYPAAKMQINSRITYDNGLFQPLELYVDEKRLIVIGQANESVKTNSSIVSKRRIPYVHEQQTTKAMIYDITDKANPRLTRQLDIEGQYLSSRKIGANLYVTANQYVNTYRIFEDKEALPGPLYRDSLEGDQYQSVPYSDIRYFPKSIQPNFLMVAGVNLDRPKQKMSMGTYLGAGENIYASPENLYVAVTEYEAQPETVKPMGQSFAPTLLPVPTKTNTTIYRFGMAEGVLTFSGKGTVPGRILNQFSLDEHDGYLRIATTSGEMWRNDENTSKNNLYVLDQELHTYGKLEGIAPGERIYSARFMGNRAYMVTFKQVDPLFVIDLAKPSAPSILGALKIPGYSDYLHPYDENHIIGFGKEAESDKDMAFYQGMKVALFDVSDVTHPKEKFKTVIGDRGTNSDLLSNHKALLFSKEKELLAFPVTVYEWTTEQKAKNDIHEYGSFTFQGAYVYQLNLKTGFTLNSKITHLTEQDLKKSGDGWYNSKNNINRILTINDTLYTVSEGFIAAQQLSSKRQLGILPLAK